The DNA region CGGGCCGAAAACCGTCGCCTTCGACGCCCACATCGACACGGTGCGCACAGGCGATGAATCGCTCTGGACCTTCGACCCCTTCGAGGGCGGCGTGGTGGACGGCATGGTGCGCGGCCGCGGCGCCAGCGACCAGAAGGGGGGAATGGCATCCATGCTCGCCGCGGCCCGGATCGTGCGCGAGATCGGTTTGGCGAAAGGGTTGACCCTTCTCTTCACCGGCACGGTGATGGAGGAGGACTGCGACGGGCTCTGCTGGCAGTACCTGGTGAAGGAAGAGGGGATTCGCCCCGACCTGGTGGTGATCACCGAGCCGACGGACTGCCGTATCTACCGGGGGCATCGGGGCCGGATGGAGATGACCGTCCGCGCCGCCGGCCTCTCCTGCCACGGCTCCGATCCGACCCGCGGGGACAACGCGATCTACAAGGGGTCGCGAATCGCCCTGGAGATCGAGAAGCTGAACACGCGGCTCGCCGACGACCCCTTCCTCGGCCGCGGCACGATTTGCGCGTCCCAGTTCTTTTTCACTTCGCCTTCGCAGTGCGCCGTGCCGGATTCGGCGACGGTTCAGGTGGACCGGCGACTCACCGCCGGCGAGGACAAAGAAAAGGCGGTGGAGGAGTTGTCCGACGCGGCGGCGCGGGCCGGCGTCGGCGGCGCCCGCGTGGAGGTGCTCCGATACGAGGAGAAGGCCTACACCGGCCTCGTCTATGGAACGGACAAGTATTATCCCACCTGGACGCTCCCGGAGGATTCCCCTTGGCTTTTGCGCGCGCGGGAGGCGCACCGCGAGGTCTTCGACGCCGAGGCGGATGTGGGGAAATGGGTCTTCAGCACCAACGGCGTCGCCACGGCGGGGATGTTCGGCATTCCCACCATCGGCTTCGGCCCGGGGGCGGAGGTCTACGCCCACGCGCCGGACGAGAGAATCCCGGTCCGGGACCTCTCCCGCGCCGCCGCCTTCTACGCGGCCCTCGCCGCGAAAGCGGGTGAGGCGTGAGCGGCCCGGCGGATGTCGCGATGCGCCTGGGAAAAGGGGGTTCGCGCGCGCGGACCCGTTTCGCTCCTCTCGCGTTCGCGCTGCTGTTCGCCGCGCTCCTCGCTCCCGCCGGCGGCGCCCCGCGGGCCGGTTCGGTGGAGCCGATGGCCGGCCTGCGCGTCCGGCAGGAAATCCTTTCGAACGTTTACTATTTTGACACAAACGAGCAGGACCGGGACTGG from Candidatus Eisenbacteria bacterium includes:
- a CDS encoding YgeY family selenium metabolism-linked hydrolase: MAEALEADTARLLGDLIRIPSFSTEEREVVDRIRAEMERIGFDDVRIDGLGSVIGRIGDGPKTVAFDAHIDTVRTGDESLWTFDPFEGGVVDGMVRGRGASDQKGGMASMLAAARIVREIGLAKGLTLLFTGTVMEEDCDGLCWQYLVKEEGIRPDLVVITEPTDCRIYRGHRGRMEMTVRAAGLSCHGSDPTRGDNAIYKGSRIALEIEKLNTRLADDPFLGRGTICASQFFFTSPSQCAVPDSATVQVDRRLTAGEDKEKAVEELSDAAARAGVGGARVEVLRYEEKAYTGLVYGTDKYYPTWTLPEDSPWLLRAREAHREVFDAEADVGKWVFSTNGVATAGMFGIPTIGFGPGAEVYAHAPDERIPVRDLSRAAAFYAALAAKAGEA